The sequence below is a genomic window from Myxococcus xanthus.
GATCATCTCGGCGGCCTGGGGTAAGCCTCAGTCCTGGACCCTGGACAGCTACCGCAAGCGGGGGGGCTACGAGGCGCTGAAGAAGGCGCTCCAGATGGAGCCCGCCGCCATCATCGACGAGGTGAAGAAGTCGAACCTCCGCGGTCGCGGTGGCGCCGGCTTCCCCACGGGCCTCAAGTGGAGCTTCGTCCCCAAGGACAGCCCCAAGCCCAAGTACCTGGCGGTCAACGGCGACGAGTCCGAGCCGGGCACCTTCAAGGACCGCTACATCCTCGAAGACGACCCGCACATGATGCTGGAGGGCATCGCCATCGCGTCCTACGCGCTGGGCGTGCACACCTGCTACGTGTACCTGCGCGGCGAGTTCAAGTTCCCGGCGGAGCGCACGCAGGCGGCCATCGACGAGGCCTACAAGGCGGGCATCTTCGGCAAGAAGGTCCTGGGCAAGGACTACGAGCTGAACTGCTACCTGGTCCGCGGCGCGGGCGCCTACATCTGCGGCGAGGAGACGGCGCTGCTGGAGAGCCTGGAAGGCAAGAAGGGCTGGCCCCGTCTTAAGCCGCCCTTCCCCGCGGTGGTGGGCCTCTTCGGCTGCCCCACGGTGGTGAACAACGTGGAGACGCTGGCCAGCGTGCCCGCCATCTTCCAGCAGGGCGCGGAGGCCTACGCGAAGCTGGGCACCGACAAGTCGGGCGGCACGCGGCTCGTCTGCCTCTCCGGCACGGTGAACCGGCCGGGCGTGTACGAAGTGTCGATGTTCACGACCCTCTCCGAGCTCATCTTCGACGACAAGTACGGCCGGGGCATGCCCGCGGGCCGGAAGGTGAAGGCCGTGATTCCGGGCGGCTCCTCGGCGCCGGTGCTGGGCGCGGACGAGCTGGACGTGGCCATGGAGTTCGAGGCCCTCAAGGTGAAGCAGACCATGGCGGGCTCCGGCGGCGTCATCGTCATGGACGACACCACCTGCATGGTGCGCAGCCTGTGGCGCGTGGCCCGCTTCTACGCGGAAGAGTCGTGCGGTCAGTGCACGCCGTGCCGTGAAGGCACGCCCTGGCAGACGCGCCTCTTGCGCAAGATCGAAGAGGGCCGCGGCGAGCCGGGCGACATCGACATGCTGTCCAACGTCGCGTCGTCGATCGCCCCCTACCCGCCCATCGGCCTGGGTAACACCATCTGCGCGCTCGGCGACGCGGCGGCGCTGCCCACGCACTCGTTCCTCATGCGGTTCCGGGACGAGTTCGAGGCTCACATCCGTGAGCACCGCTGCCCGTTCGGCGACAAGCCCTGGGGTTCGTTCGGAGACTGGTCTTGAACATCGAGCTCATCCTCTTCGGGGCGTTCGCGCTCCTGACGTTGCTGTCGGCTGGAACGGTCATCTTCGCGCGCAGCCCCATCAATTCGGCCATGGCGCTGGTGTCCACGTTCTTCTTCATGGCCGGCATCTACGTGCTGCTGTGGGCGCACACGGTGGCCGTCATGCAGGTGCTCGTGTACGCGGGCGCCATCATGGTGCTCTTCCTGTTCGTCATCATGCTGCTCAACCTGGGAGAGTCGCCCACGCGCGGCAAGCCCACGGTGGCCCGCGTCGCGGGCGGCGCGGCGACGGTGGGCCTGTTCGCGGTCCTGGCCATCATCCTCCTGAAGCTGCCCGCCGAGCCGGCCACGCTGAGCACGGGAGCCCAGGCCTCCTTCGGCACCATCGCCACCATGGGTCAGGTCATCTTCACCCAGTGGCTGTTCCCCTTTGAAGCTGTGAGCTTGCTGCTGCTGGTGGCCATGGTGGGCGCAGTCGTCGTGGCCAAGTCGCGGATCTGATCGCCCATCCCGGACAACTTTTCTGTGCTAGATGGCGGCGCAGGCAGCCGCTCGCGAGGCCCCGAATCGGCCCATGGTTCCCATCACCTATTATCTCCTGCTTGCCGCCGCCCTGTTCTGCATGGGCATGTTCGGCGTGCTCGTTCGCCGCAACGCGCTGGTCGTCTTCATGAGCGTGGAGCTGATGCTCAACGCGGCCAACCTCACGTTCGTGGCCTTCGCGCGCATGCGCGGTGACAACCTCGGCCACGTGTCCGCCTTCTTCGTCATCGCGGTGGCGGCGGCGGAAGCCGCCATCGGTCTGGCCATCGTCATCGCCGTCTTCCGAAGCCGGGGCAGCATCCTGCTGGAAGACCTCCGGACGATGAAGCACTGATGCCCCCCCAGGAGCCAATGTCATGACTCTCGTCGAATTCTTCCGGGCGGCACCCGTGGCGCCAGACATCCTGGCGCCCTCGCTCTGGCTCATCATCGCGCTGCCCCTGCTGGGCGCGTTCATCTGCGGTGTGTTCGGCAAGATGATGGGCCGGGCCAACGTCCAGCTCGTCGCCTGCGCGGCGGTGGCCGGCTCCTTCGTCCTGAGCCTGTTGGCCTTCTGGGCCACCAGCCACCACAACCCCGAGACGGGTCGGCTGGCGGCCATCTTCCCCAACCCGTTCGGCATCGAGCGGGACTTCGTGCGCTACGCGCTCGCGTACGACTACGGCACCTGGTTCTCGGTGGGCGACTTCCGGGTGAACTTCGGACTGATGGTGGACCATCTGTCCGGCATCCTGCTGCTCATCATCACCGGCGTCGGCTTCCTCATCCACCTGTACTCCACCAGCTACATGGAGCACGACGCCGCGTACTGGCGGTTCTTCGCGTACCTGAACCTGTTCGTCGCGGCGATGCTGACGCTGGTGCTGGCCGACAACCTGATCCTGCTCTTCGTGGGCTGGGAGGGCGTCGGCATGGCCAGCTACCTGCTCATCGGCTTCTGGTACGACGACCCGGCCAAGGCCTGGGCTGGGCGCAAGGCCTTCGTCACCAACCGCATCGGTGACTTCGCGTTCCTCGTCGGCACCTTCCTGCTGGTGCTGCTGGTCTCCGCCTTCACCCAGCAGTCGAACGCGGCGGACTACAACAACGCCGGCACCACCGCGCAGCACTACACGGCCGCGCTGGAGAAGAAGGGCCCGGTGACGTTCAAGGGCCTGGAGAAGATGGCCGAGGGCCTGGTGGACGGCTCCGCGGACAAGGTCGACCTGAGCACCCCCATCGAGGCGGGCCCGCTGGAGGGCTACACCTTCGGCGGCGTGATGACGGTGGCCATGCTGCTGTTCCTCCTGGGCGCCGCGGGCAAGAGCGCGCAGTTGCCCCTCTACGTCTGGCTGCCGGACGCCATGGCCGGCCCGACGCCGGTCTCCGCCCTCATCCACGCCGCGACGATGGTGACCGCCGGCGTCTACCTGTTCAGCCGCATGTCCGCGCTGCTGGTGCTGAGCCCCACCGCCATGGCGACCATCGCCATCATCGGCGCGCTCACCTCGCTGCTGGCAGCGCTCATCGCCTTCGCGCAGGACGACATCAAGAAGGTGCTCGCCTACTCCACGGTGTCCCAGCTGGGCATCATGTTCATGGGCGTGGGCATGGGCATCTTCTGGGCGGCGGTGTTCCACCTGATGACGCACGCCTTCTTCAAGGCCTGCCTCTTCCTCGGCGCCGGCAGCGTGATGCACGGCAACGGCGACGAGACGGACATCAAGAAGCTGGGAGGCCTGCGCAAGGAGATGCCCTGGACCTGGGCCACCTTCCTGGTCGCCACCCTGGCCATCACCGGCATCATCCCGCTGTCCGGCTTCTTCTCGAAGGACGCCATCCTGCACGGCGTGCACCACAACCACCTGCAGGGCCTGGAGTGGGTGTCCAGCCTCGTCTACTACCTGGGCCTGCTCATCGCGGCGTCCACCGCGTTCTACATGACGCGCGTGTACCTGCTCACCTTCGAGGGTCCCCGCTCGAAGGAGGCCCGGGTGGCCCACGCCCATGAGAGCGCCTGGCAGATGACCCTGCCGCTGGTGGTGCTGGCGGTCCTGAGCGTGGTCGCCGCACGTTACGCGTTCGGCATCGACTTCCTCAACATGACGGCGCAGCCGGTGCTCGACAACTTCCTGAGCCCGGTGTTCAGCGCGACCAAGCGCATCACCGACGCCAGCACGCTGGTGGCGCTGGACACCAGCCGCCCGCAGTTGGTGCCGGACTACCTCAAGGCCTGGGCCGTGGCCCTGGCGGGTGGCGGCGCGGCGGCCTTCCTCTACCTGCGCTACTTCCCTTCGCGCGTGGGTCTGCCGGATCCCGCCTTCATCCGCGCGGTGCGCCCCCTCGCGCTCAACAAGTTCTACGTGGACGAGCTCTATGAGCTGATTGTCATCCGTCCCGTGAAGTTCATGAGCTTCCTCCTCTTCCGCGTGGTGGACGCGCTCGTCATCGACACCGTGGCGGTCCGCGGCACGGCGTGGGTGACGGCGCGCGTGGGCAGTGCGCTCCGCTACGTGCAGTCGGGCGATGCCCAGGCCTACGCCGCTGTGATGGCCATCGCCCTGTTGGGCGGGATGGCCTACGCCCTCATCCAGGTGATGCAATGAGCTTCTTCGACAACCACCTGCTCAACCTCGTCGTCTTCCTGCCGCTGGTGTTCGCGGCGCTGGTGGCGCTGCTGCCTGCCGGCGAGAGCGGCCAGATTCGCACCGTCACGTTCATCGCCATGGTGCTGGACCTGGCGTTCGGGGTCTGGGCCTACATGGCGTACGTGCCGGGCGGGCCGGAGTTCCAGCTCGAGTACCGGGCGCGTTGGTTCGACCTGTTCGGCACCAGCTACCACATTGGCGTGGACGGCCTGGCCGTGAGCCTGCTGCTGCTCACCGTCTTCCTGGGGCCCCTGGTGGTGCTGGCGTCCACCACGTACATCAAGTTCCGCATCAAGGAATTCCACCTGGCGCTGCTGGTGCTCCAGACAACGATGCTGGGCGCGCTGGTGTCGCTGGACGTGCTGCTCTTCTACATCTTCTTCGAGGCCATGCTCATCCCCATGTACCTCCTGGTGGGTGTGTGGGGCGCCGAGGACCGCCAGATGGCGGCGGTGAAGTTCTTCCTCTACACGCTGGCCGGCTCGCTGCTGATGCTGGTGGCCATCATCGCCGTGTACTTCATCAGCTCGCCGGTGGGTGCCCGCTCGTTCGACTACGCGAGCATCTACAACGGCCTGCTGGACGCCAACCGTCAGCTCAGCGCATGCACCGCGGGGCCCGCGGGCGCGTGTGACTCACTCACCGGGCTGGCCGCCACGCTGCACACCTGGGGCCCGTGGCTGTTCGCGGCGTTCGCCATCGCGTTCGCCGTCAAGGTCCCCATGTGGCCGCTGCACACCTGGTTGCCGGACGCGCACGTGCAGGCGCCAGTGGCCGGCTCCATGATTCTGGCCGGCGTCACCCTGAAGATGGGGACCTTCGGCTTCTGGCGCTACGCGATTCCCTTCTTCCCGGTGGCCACGCAGCAGGCGCGGCCCTTCCTTGCCACGCTGGCCGTCATCGGCATCGTGTACGGCGCGCTGATGTGCCTGGCGCAGCGGGACATCAAGAAGCTCATCGCGTACTCGTCGGTCAGCCACCTGGGCTACTGCATGCTGGGCATCCTGGCGATTACGGCCGAGGGCGCCACGGGCAGCGCGTACCAGATGCTCAACCACGGTGTGTCCACGGGCGCGCTGTTCCTCCTGTTCGGCTACCTGTACGAGCGGCGCCACTCGCGCCTGATGGCGGACTACGGCGGCATCGCGAAGGTGATGCCGGTGTTCACCGCGGCCTTCGTCATCATCACCTTCTCCTCCATCGCGGTGCCGGGCACCAACGGCTTCATCGGTGAGTTCCTGGTCCTGCTGGGCACCTTCAAGAGCGACCTGGGCGAGGCCGCGGGCAACCCGCACCTGACGGCGGTGTTCGGCGCCTTCGCCACGCTGGGCGTCATCCTGGGCGCCGCGTACATGCTGTGGATGGTGCAGAAGGTGTTCTTCGGTGGAATCACCCACCGGGAGAACCAGCACCTGACGGACATGAACCTGCGCGAGGGCCTCACGGTGCTCCCCTTCATCGTCCTGGTCGCTGTGATGGGTCTGCAGCCGCAGCCCTTCCTGGACCGGCTGGCGCCTTCCACGGACCGCTTCCTGGCCCGCGCCCGCGTGGGCACGCCGGGGGCCGAGTTGCAGGAGGACCGACTTCGGGTAGAGGTGATGTCCCTGCCATCCCGTCAGGTCGTCGCCGCGCCGTCCGCGCCCGTTCCGTTGGCCGCCGCCCCGGCCGTTCCCTCGCCGCGGCAGTAGCCGCCTGAGCTTCCGACATGAACCTGCCCAATCTCAGCCTGGCAGACTTCCTCCCGCTGCTGCCCGCCATCATCATGGTGGTGGGCGCCTCCATCCTGCTGTTGTCGGAGGTGTTCCTCTCCACGACGGCGTCGCGCGCGTACCAGGCGGTGCTCACCGTGGTGACGGCGGTGGCGGCCGGCGCCATGGCGCTGACGACGATGTTCGAGCCACCCCAGGAGGTGATGCTCGGCTTCGGCGTGATGGACCCCTTCTCCAGCTTCCTCACCTTCGTGGTGTGCGTGGGCCTGGGGCTGGCGACCCTGAGCTCGGTGAGCTTCCTGCGCAAGCGCGGCGCGGAGCGCGGTGAGTTCTACGCGCTGATGCTGTTCGCCTCGGCGGGCATGAGCCTGCTTGCGATGTCGAACGAGCTCATCACGCTCTTCGTCAACATCGAGGTCCTCTCCCTCTCCACCTACGCGCTGACGTCGTACCTGCGGCGTGGCACGCGGCCGAGCGAGGCGGGCTTCAAGTACTTCATCCTGGGCGCCTTCTCGTCCGCGGTGCTGCTCTACGGCGCGGCGCTGCTGTACGGCGCCACCGGCACCACCCACCTGACGGCCATGGCCGGTCCGCTGTCCACCGCCATGTCGTCGCAGCCGGGCCTGGTGTACGCGGGCATCATCCTGGTGATCACGGGCTTCGCCTTCAAGGTCGCCGCGGTGCCGTTCCACATGTGGACGCCGGACGTCTACGAGGGCGCGCCGACGCCGGTCACCGCGCTGATGAGCGTGGGCGTGAAGGCGGCCGCCTTCGCGGCGATGGTCCGCGTGTTCTTCATGGTGGGCAAGGGCGTGGACCCGCAGATGCTGCTGGGCCTGTTCTCCGTGCTGGCCTTCCTCACCATGGTGGCGGGCAACCTGCTGGCGATTCCGCAGCGCAACGTGAAGCGCATGCTGGCGTACTCGTCCATTGCCCACGCCGGCTACCTGCTGGTGGGCGTGGCCGCCCTCTTCGTCACCGGCCCGGGCGAGCAGTTCCGCCTGCTGGGTGCGTCCGCGCTGACGGGTGGCACCCCGCTGGGCCTGGCCCGCGCGGAGGCGCTGCGCGGCATCCTCTACTACCTGCTGGCGTACACGTTCAGCGCGGTGGGCGCCTTCGCCATCGTCTCCGTCCTGGAGCGTCGCGAGGACGAGGAGAAGGGCACCGCCTGGGACCTGGAGCGCTTCAGCGGGCTGGCGCAGCGCAAGCCGGGTTGGGCCTTCGCGATGGCGGCCTTCATGCTGTCGCTGGGTGGCATCCCGCCCACCATCGGATTCATGAGCAAGCTGCTCATCTTCCAGGCCGCCGTGGATGCGGGCCTCATCGGCCTCACCATCGTCGGCGTGCTCTCCAGCGCGGTGGGCATCTATTACTACCTGCGCGTGGTGGTCTACATGTTCATGCGGCCGGTGCCGGAGGGCGCGCAGGCGCTCGAGAAGAGCTGGTCCACCGAACTGGCGCTGGTGCTGTCCACCGCGGCGGTCGTGATTCTGGGCATCATCCCCGGTCCCATCATGGGCTGGCTGGAGCAGGCCAGCAGCATCTTCGGCCAGTAGCCTCCCGCCTCCGCTGTCACACCCCGCCCGCCCCGGCTTCGTGCTCGGGCGGGCGTCGTGTTTTCAGCGCCCGTGAATCAGGGCGCCGCGTCCACCAGCAGGCCGCGAAGCTCCAGCGTCTCGAGGCGCGTCTGCGCTCCCGCATCCCGGAACAGGTGCACCAGGGGCGCGTCTTCCGCCACCGTGACATTCAGCGAGGACGCGCCCTCCTCCAACTGGCCGAAGGCCTCTTCGAGCAGTGTCCGCGCATGCCCGGGAGACACCGCGAAGAAGGGAAACAAGCTAGGACCGGGGCGCAGGTCCATCATCCCCAACCACCGGCGCGCAGGGGCTTGGGGGTCGATGAGCCCCAGCAGCCGGTGCGAGTCACTGGCCGCGGAGGCCGCCAGCTTGCCGGGAATCATCCCGAAGGCCTCCGTCAGCGCGCCGCAGTCCTCCAGCGACACCGGCACCACGGCCCCGTCCGGTGACGCGGGGGGGAGCGCCGCCAGGTGGGCCCGCGTCACCCGCAACGTGGTGGCCTCGCGCGCCGGCCGCATTCCCAGCGACGTGTAGAGCTCGAGCGCAGGCCTGTTGTCCCGCTTCACGTTGAGGACCCAGCGGGTGCACCCTTGTGCGCGAAAGTGCCCGGCCAGGTGCGTCATCATCCTCCGCCCCAGTCCCTGCCCCCGGGCGAACGGCGCCACCACCAGTTGCCTCACGAACCCGAAGTCCCCCAGGACGTTCGTCACGGCGTAGGCGCCCACACCCTGGGGACCTTCGGCGAACAGGGAGCGCTGAGCGATTTCCGCCGCCCACACGGGCTCGGGCGGCGAGGGCTCATCCACCCCGAGTTCAAGAAACAGCCGGGCAAAGACAGCGTGGTCTTCCAGCCGACCGGGACGCAGCACCCACTGAGATTCAGAGGAACCCACCTGCGCTTCCTTTCGTCGCGAGCCGAGGCAGCTACAGACGCGGAAAAGAAGGCGGCCCGACACCCCAAAGAGGTGCCGGGCCGCGGGTCTTCTCAAGGTGACTCACCGGAAGTGCTGAAGGGGTGGGGGGGAACCGCCTTCAGCCTCGCTTCGATGTGTCCCGCGCATTCCTATAGCAGTCGCCGTGCCAGCAGCCTCGCGGGGAGAAACTCTAGTTTTCTCAAGCACTTGAAGGACTAACTGACGCTGCTTCTGCCCCGCCGCTCCATTTCATGACTGCAATGGGGTTTCAGAAGTGAAAAAGACGAGCAAATTCAACTATTTGTCTTTTTCACCTATGAACCCGTCCATTTCGGATCTGAATCCATGGCCGCGGGAAAGTTACATGGGTGAGCCTTCCCCCTACTTCAGGGCTATTCCCGGGCCAGCTCACTGGGGGGGCGGAGGTTGAGCCGCTTCATCTTCCGCCAGAGCGTGGTGGAGGAGACGCCGAGCTCATCCGCGACGCGCGCCAGGTCCACCCCGTGCCGCTCCAGGGCCTGGGTGATGGCGTGGCGCTCCGCCTCTTCCACCACCTGGGCCAGCGTGGGCCCCGCGCTGGCGTTGCGCCCGAGCGCCCCGCCCTGCCCGTCCAGGAAGGCGACGCTGGGGGTGCCATGGGCCGGCGTCATGCGGCCCTGCCGCACGGGGAAGTCCTCGGGCAGCAGCTCATCGCCCTCCGCGAGCGCGGCGGCCTGCTCCACCAGGTTCTCCAGCTCGCGCACGTTGCCGGGGAAGCCGTAGCTCATCAGGTGAGACACCGCGGCGGCGGAAAGGCGCTTGGGGTTGGGGCTGCGGGCATTGGCCCGCTCCAGGAAGTGCTCCGCCAGCGCTGGCACGTCCTCCAGGCGCTCGCGCAGGGGCGGGACGCGGAGGGCCACCACGTTGAGGCGGTAGTAGAGGTCCTGCCGGAAGCGCTTGTCGCGCACCTCCAGCTCGATGTCCCGGTTGGTGGCGGCGACGATGCGCACATCCACACGCAGCGCGGTGGACTCACCGACGCGGCGGACCTCGCCCTCCTGGAGGGCGCGCAGCAGCTTGGACTGGAAGGTGGGGCTGGTCTCCGTCACCTCGTCGATGAAGAGCGTGCCGCCGTCCGCCTCCTCGAAGAGGCCCCGGCGGGACTTCACCGCACCGGTGAAGGCGCCCTTGGCGTGGCCGAACAGCTCGCTCTCCAGCAGGGACTCGCTGATGGCCGCGCAGTTGACAGGCACGAAGGAGCGGGCCTTGCGGCGGCTGTGCGCATGGAGCGCGCGCGCCACCAGCTCCTTGCCCGTGCCGCTCTCGCCCTGGATGAGGACGGTGGCGTCACTCTGCGCCACGCGCATCAGCCGCGTGGTGAGCTCGCGCATGGCGGCGCTGCGCCCCACCAGGGCGGACAGGCCGTGGCGCTGGTTGAAGTCGGTGGTGAGGTTGTCCACGTCGCGCTGCAGGCGCGCGCGCTCCAGGGCGCGCTCCACGCGGTAGCGCAGCTCGCTCTCCTTGAAGGGCTTGGTGACATAGTCGTAGGCCCCCAGGCGCATGGCCTCCACGGCGCTCTCGATGGAGCCGAAGGCCGTCATCATGATGACCTGGAGCCGGGGAGCCACCTCCAGCGCGCGCCGCAGGAGCGTGAGCCCGTCCATGGGCTCCATTTTCAGGTCCGTCAGCAGCAGGTCGATGCTGCCGCTGGCGAGCTGGGCCAGGGCTTCCTCGCCGGTGGCGGCCTCGAAGACGGTGTAGTTCTCCGCCCGCAACAACAGGGCGGTGGTGGCGCGCATGTTGCGCTGGTCGTCCACGACGAGGAGCCGTCCTCGGGTCGGCGGAGTGTTCGCGTCGGTCATGGGAAGGACGGAGGCTGCGAGAACGGCAGCCGGAAGGTGAAGGTGGTACCGCGCCCCGGAATACTGTCCACGGCGATTTCGCCCCGGTGCTCCTCGAGGATGCGCCTGACGACGGCCAGCCCCAGGCCGGTGCCCTGGGCCTTGGTGGTGAAGAACGGCTCGAAGACGCGGTGGAGCAGCTCGGCGGGGATGCCCGGGCCCTGGTCCACCACATCGATGCGCAGTTGCTCGCGCCCCGCGTGGGCTTCACGGCGCGCGCGAACCTGCACGAGTCCACCCTGCGGCATGGACTGGATGGCGTTGACCGCCACGTTGACCAGCGCCTGTCGGATGAGGCGACGGTCCATGGGTACCGGCGGCAGGCCGGGCTCCACGTCGGATTGGATGCGGATGGAGCGGTCCGCGCCGCCGCCCTGCATCCGCGCGGCCTCCAGCGAATCCTGGAGCACGCGGCCCAGGTCCTCCTGCTGGAGCACCGGGTCCCTGGGACGCGTGTAGTCCAGCAAGTCACCGACGATGCGGTTGAGCCGGTCGCTCTCCTCCCCCAGGATGTCGAGCAACATGGCCGCGTCCCCGCCCGGCACCAACAGCCGGCGCAGCGAGGCCACCGCGTTGAAGATGACGCCCAGCGGATTGCGCACCTCGTGGGCGACAATCGCGGACAGCTCGCCCAGCGCGGCCAGCCGCTCGCGCTTCACCATCTCCGCGCGCGTGGCGGCCAGCTCCGCGTAGCTGGCCCACAGTGACTCGTACAAGCGCGCGTTGGCGATGGACAACGCCAGCTGGCCACACGTGGCCTCCGCCAGCTCGATGAGCTCCGGACCGAAGGCGCGCGGGCCCCGCGTGTCGTCCACCACCACCACGCCGATGAGCTCCTCGCGCGAGGTGAGCGGCAGCGCCAGCAGCGCCTTCTCGTCGAAGCGGTGCGCGAGCTCCGGGTTGAAGCCTCCGTCCGCGGAGGACACGTCCTCCACCGCGATGGGCCTGCGCTCACGCGCCACGCGCGCCGTCAGGCCGTCTCCATGGAGGGGCAACACCACCGTGCGGAAGTAGTCGCGGTGCGCGATGGAGGCCGCGGCGCCGC
It includes:
- the nuoF gene encoding NADH-quinone oxidoreductase subunit NuoF, with translation MASTAKTIEPIISAAWGKPQSWTLDSYRKRGGYEALKKALQMEPAAIIDEVKKSNLRGRGGAGFPTGLKWSFVPKDSPKPKYLAVNGDESEPGTFKDRYILEDDPHMMLEGIAIASYALGVHTCYVYLRGEFKFPAERTQAAIDEAYKAGIFGKKVLGKDYELNCYLVRGAGAYICGEETALLESLEGKKGWPRLKPPFPAVVGLFGCPTVVNNVETLASVPAIFQQGAEAYAKLGTDKSGGTRLVCLSGTVNRPGVYEVSMFTTLSELIFDDKYGRGMPAGRKVKAVIPGGSSAPVLGADELDVAMEFEALKVKQTMAGSGGVIVMDDTTCMVRSLWRVARFYAEESCGQCTPCREGTPWQTRLLRKIEEGRGEPGDIDMLSNVASSIAPYPPIGLGNTICALGDAAALPTHSFLMRFRDEFEAHIREHRCPFGDKPWGSFGDWS
- a CDS encoding NADH-quinone oxidoreductase subunit J family protein — translated: MNIELILFGAFALLTLLSAGTVIFARSPINSAMALVSTFFFMAGIYVLLWAHTVAVMQVLVYAGAIMVLFLFVIMLLNLGESPTRGKPTVARVAGGAATVGLFAVLAIILLKLPAEPATLSTGAQASFGTIATMGQVIFTQWLFPFEAVSLLLLVAMVGAVVVAKSRI
- the nuoK gene encoding NADH-quinone oxidoreductase subunit NuoK — encoded protein: MVPITYYLLLAAALFCMGMFGVLVRRNALVVFMSVELMLNAANLTFVAFARMRGDNLGHVSAFFVIAVAAAEAAIGLAIVIAVFRSRGSILLEDLRTMKH
- the nuoL gene encoding NADH-quinone oxidoreductase subunit L: MTLVEFFRAAPVAPDILAPSLWLIIALPLLGAFICGVFGKMMGRANVQLVACAAVAGSFVLSLLAFWATSHHNPETGRLAAIFPNPFGIERDFVRYALAYDYGTWFSVGDFRVNFGLMVDHLSGILLLIITGVGFLIHLYSTSYMEHDAAYWRFFAYLNLFVAAMLTLVLADNLILLFVGWEGVGMASYLLIGFWYDDPAKAWAGRKAFVTNRIGDFAFLVGTFLLVLLVSAFTQQSNAADYNNAGTTAQHYTAALEKKGPVTFKGLEKMAEGLVDGSADKVDLSTPIEAGPLEGYTFGGVMTVAMLLFLLGAAGKSAQLPLYVWLPDAMAGPTPVSALIHAATMVTAGVYLFSRMSALLVLSPTAMATIAIIGALTSLLAALIAFAQDDIKKVLAYSTVSQLGIMFMGVGMGIFWAAVFHLMTHAFFKACLFLGAGSVMHGNGDETDIKKLGGLRKEMPWTWATFLVATLAITGIIPLSGFFSKDAILHGVHHNHLQGLEWVSSLVYYLGLLIAASTAFYMTRVYLLTFEGPRSKEARVAHAHESAWQMTLPLVVLAVLSVVAARYAFGIDFLNMTAQPVLDNFLSPVFSATKRITDASTLVALDTSRPQLVPDYLKAWAVALAGGGAAAFLYLRYFPSRVGLPDPAFIRAVRPLALNKFYVDELYELIVIRPVKFMSFLLFRVVDALVIDTVAVRGTAWVTARVGSALRYVQSGDAQAYAAVMAIALLGGMAYALIQVMQ
- a CDS encoding complex I subunit 4 family protein, producing MSFFDNHLLNLVVFLPLVFAALVALLPAGESGQIRTVTFIAMVLDLAFGVWAYMAYVPGGPEFQLEYRARWFDLFGTSYHIGVDGLAVSLLLLTVFLGPLVVLASTTYIKFRIKEFHLALLVLQTTMLGALVSLDVLLFYIFFEAMLIPMYLLVGVWGAEDRQMAAVKFFLYTLAGSLLMLVAIIAVYFISSPVGARSFDYASIYNGLLDANRQLSACTAGPAGACDSLTGLAATLHTWGPWLFAAFAIAFAVKVPMWPLHTWLPDAHVQAPVAGSMILAGVTLKMGTFGFWRYAIPFFPVATQQARPFLATLAVIGIVYGALMCLAQRDIKKLIAYSSVSHLGYCMLGILAITAEGATGSAYQMLNHGVSTGALFLLFGYLYERRHSRLMADYGGIAKVMPVFTAAFVIITFSSIAVPGTNGFIGEFLVLLGTFKSDLGEAAGNPHLTAVFGAFATLGVILGAAYMLWMVQKVFFGGITHRENQHLTDMNLREGLTVLPFIVLVAVMGLQPQPFLDRLAPSTDRFLARARVGTPGAELQEDRLRVEVMSLPSRQVVAAPSAPVPLAAAPAVPSPRQ
- a CDS encoding NADH-quinone oxidoreductase subunit N, coding for MNLPNLSLADFLPLLPAIIMVVGASILLLSEVFLSTTASRAYQAVLTVVTAVAAGAMALTTMFEPPQEVMLGFGVMDPFSSFLTFVVCVGLGLATLSSVSFLRKRGAERGEFYALMLFASAGMSLLAMSNELITLFVNIEVLSLSTYALTSYLRRGTRPSEAGFKYFILGAFSSAVLLYGAALLYGATGTTHLTAMAGPLSTAMSSQPGLVYAGIILVITGFAFKVAAVPFHMWTPDVYEGAPTPVTALMSVGVKAAAFAAMVRVFFMVGKGVDPQMLLGLFSVLAFLTMVAGNLLAIPQRNVKRMLAYSSIAHAGYLLVGVAALFVTGPGEQFRLLGASALTGGTPLGLARAEALRGILYYLLAYTFSAVGAFAIVSVLERREDEEKGTAWDLERFSGLAQRKPGWAFAMAAFMLSLGGIPPTIGFMSKLLIFQAAVDAGLIGLTIVGVLSSAVGIYYYLRVVVYMFMRPVPEGAQALEKSWSTELALVLSTAAVVILGIIPGPIMGWLEQASSIFGQ
- a CDS encoding GNAT family N-acetyltransferase; translated protein: MGSSESQWVLRPGRLEDHAVFARLFLELGVDEPSPPEPVWAAEIAQRSLFAEGPQGVGAYAVTNVLGDFGFVRQLVVAPFARGQGLGRRMMTHLAGHFRAQGCTRWVLNVKRDNRPALELYTSLGMRPAREATTLRVTRAHLAALPPASPDGAVVPVSLEDCGALTEAFGMIPGKLAASAASDSHRLLGLIDPQAPARRWLGMMDLRPGPSLFPFFAVSPGHARTLLEEAFGQLEEGASSLNVTVAEDAPLVHLFRDAGAQTRLETLELRGLLVDAAP
- a CDS encoding sigma-54-dependent transcriptional regulator; the encoded protein is MTDANTPPTRGRLLVVDDQRNMRATTALLLRAENYTVFEAATGEEALAQLASGSIDLLLTDLKMEPMDGLTLLRRALEVAPRLQVIMMTAFGSIESAVEAMRLGAYDYVTKPFKESELRYRVERALERARLQRDVDNLTTDFNQRHGLSALVGRSAAMRELTTRLMRVAQSDATVLIQGESGTGKELVARALHAHSRRKARSFVPVNCAAISESLLESELFGHAKGAFTGAVKSRRGLFEEADGGTLFIDEVTETSPTFQSKLLRALQEGEVRRVGESTALRVDVRIVAATNRDIELEVRDKRFRQDLYYRLNVVALRVPPLRERLEDVPALAEHFLERANARSPNPKRLSAAAVSHLMSYGFPGNVRELENLVEQAAALAEGDELLPEDFPVRQGRMTPAHGTPSVAFLDGQGGALGRNASAGPTLAQVVEEAERHAITQALERHGVDLARVADELGVSSTTLWRKMKRLNLRPPSELARE